The following proteins are co-located in the Fretibacterium sp. OH1220_COT-178 genome:
- the ribD gene encoding bifunctional diaminohydroxyphosphoribosylaminopyrimidine deaminase/5-amino-6-(5-phosphoribosylamino)uracil reductase RibD, whose translation MSDRKIDEYYMRRALSLACRGTGKTSPNPMVGCVLVRDDRVIGEGYHARCGADHAEVAALEDLARRGETARGATAYVNLEPCCHVGRTPPCAPRLVEEGVARVVAGMTDPNPRVDRKGLEVLRTGGVEVAGPCLEPECRWLNRGFVRVQTLGRPWVTLKAAAGLDGRIALTNGESRWITGPEARQWAHRMRASHDAVLVGVGTVLRDDPELTVRHTEGRHPLRVVLDSRLSTPIGAKVVSGGCLILTCCSDTAKAEALAEAGARIRRIPESRGLVDLGAALSCLVEEGVLSLMVEGGARVLTSFMALGLADELALFSSHRIMGEGPGLGTGLRLEAVSDSVLLKDARARRVGKDFLLEARFSCSPDL comes from the coding sequence GTGTCCGATCGTAAAATAGACGAATATTACATGCGTCGTGCGCTGTCGTTGGCCTGCCGGGGAACGGGGAAGACGTCGCCCAATCCCATGGTGGGTTGCGTCCTCGTTCGCGACGATCGCGTGATAGGTGAGGGATACCATGCGCGTTGCGGCGCGGACCACGCGGAGGTCGCGGCCCTCGAGGACCTTGCCCGCCGTGGGGAGACGGCCCGCGGCGCTACGGCCTATGTCAACCTCGAGCCCTGCTGTCATGTCGGCAGGACGCCGCCCTGCGCACCCCGTCTCGTGGAGGAGGGCGTAGCGCGCGTCGTCGCGGGGATGACGGACCCAAATCCCAGGGTGGATCGCAAGGGGCTGGAGGTCCTGCGCACCGGAGGGGTCGAGGTGGCCGGACCCTGCCTGGAGCCGGAGTGCCGGTGGCTGAATAGGGGCTTTGTCCGAGTTCAGACCTTGGGGCGTCCCTGGGTGACGCTCAAGGCCGCAGCCGGGCTCGATGGGCGTATTGCCCTGACGAATGGGGAGAGCCGGTGGATTACAGGTCCCGAGGCACGGCAGTGGGCGCATCGGATGCGTGCTTCCCACGATGCCGTGCTGGTGGGCGTCGGCACCGTGCTTCGGGATGACCCCGAGCTGACCGTGCGGCACACGGAGGGACGGCATCCCCTTCGTGTCGTCCTGGATTCCAGGCTTTCCACTCCAATCGGAGCCAAGGTCGTCTCTGGCGGGTGCCTGATCCTCACCTGCTGCAGCGACACCGCCAAAGCCGAGGCCTTGGCTGAAGCCGGAGCCCGAATCCGCAGGATCCCCGAATCTCGGGGGCTCGTGGACCTCGGTGCGGCACTTTCCTGTCTGGTGGAGGAGGGGGTTCTCAGCCTTATGGTCGAGGGGGGGGCGAGGGTTTTGACGTCGTTCATGGCGCTTGGCCTTGCGGACGAACTAGCCCTTTTCTCCTCGCATCGCATCATGGGCGAGGGGCCGGGGCTCGGGACGGGATTACGCCTGGAGGCGGTCTCCGATTCCGTCCTTCTGAAAGACGCCAGGGCGCGTCGGGTTGGTAAGGACTTTTTGCTGGAGGCGCGTTTTTCATGTTC
- a CDS encoding FAD-dependent oxidoreductase: protein MRGISRFSAGTFLMFVLFAHFMAGGIAEGKGIPSVRKQSYDVVVAGGGIGGIAAAIQAARLGASVLVVEPSAWIGGQATAAGVSTMDDLSRLRSGLYLEFITKLRGYYEPLGKSMGTCYWDARSVAFEPYIGQRMLYEMIDETRKGGQNTLDILLSSTVTEVRREKRTVRGLTVHNAGGAHKITCRVLIDATEYGDILPLAKTAYRAGNSISPFVDPEAMIQDITWVAVIQKYPGGIPGHLRMTTPLPGYELARRNYESYVTRDGMDFKGTYPVTLPVNFVSHNAYRGLPDSSSHWGYDANRENWPHISKCGVNWGNDYPGKYGWNGKRGLPAAYLENPDLRRRVERDALIKTLHFIYYMQNELGENWSVADDEYHHPVLPQAAEGLPDEWLEIVRRMPPIPYVRESRRIVGDFTLTSAELLKNSLSYRDGQTNQEFPDAIAIGGYILDLHGADTDSDMEWIFDEKAAAVQHNRPRGPFQVPLRALVPQDTDGLLAAEKNLSMSRLAAGALRLQPISMMTGQAAGALAALSIRDGVQPRALPAVRVQRALLEAGVVLSLCKYSDVPPAHPYHNATQIANLYRLVVPVEPPHAPSYNISDLDDAVLAMAIIKGHDKGVFGVDEMLTWRETVAMMEKARSASGTALGNIPPLGDKPDAFVNRGQFAKALCDAFGFLQPGVFANGGEKGQFFSLPEHPNTPAVAALAPLGILDLYKSEREFRFGRPVTRGEAAEMVMRAMTIAKLP from the coding sequence TTGAGAGGAATTTCGCGTTTTTCGGCAGGAACCTTCCTGATGTTCGTCCTCTTTGCACACTTCATGGCAGGCGGCATTGCGGAGGGCAAGGGCATCCCAAGCGTCAGGAAGCAGAGCTACGACGTGGTTGTGGCCGGAGGCGGAATTGGAGGGATCGCGGCCGCCATACAGGCCGCCCGGCTCGGAGCCAGCGTCCTTGTCGTCGAGCCAAGCGCCTGGATCGGAGGACAGGCAACAGCCGCCGGGGTCTCTACCATGGACGACCTCAGCCGTCTCCGCAGTGGGCTTTACCTCGAATTCATCACCAAGCTCCGCGGATACTACGAGCCGTTGGGCAAATCCATGGGGACGTGCTATTGGGACGCCCGAAGCGTGGCCTTCGAACCCTATATCGGTCAGCGCATGCTCTACGAGATGATCGACGAGACCCGCAAGGGAGGCCAGAACACTCTGGACATCCTCCTCTCCTCCACGGTGACGGAGGTGCGGCGCGAGAAGCGGACGGTGCGGGGCCTGACCGTCCACAACGCCGGCGGAGCCCACAAAATCACCTGCCGCGTCCTGATCGACGCGACGGAGTACGGGGATATCCTGCCCCTGGCAAAAACCGCGTATCGAGCCGGAAACTCCATCTCGCCCTTCGTCGATCCCGAAGCCATGATCCAGGACATCACCTGGGTCGCCGTCATTCAAAAGTATCCGGGCGGCATCCCCGGCCATCTGCGCATGACAACGCCCCTGCCCGGCTACGAACTGGCTCGGCGCAACTACGAGAGTTACGTCACCCGGGACGGGATGGACTTCAAGGGGACCTATCCCGTAACGCTGCCGGTCAACTTCGTCAGCCACAACGCCTATCGCGGCCTCCCCGACTCCTCCTCCCATTGGGGCTACGATGCGAACCGGGAGAACTGGCCCCATATCTCCAAGTGCGGCGTCAATTGGGGCAACGACTATCCGGGGAAATACGGCTGGAACGGAAAGCGGGGTCTGCCCGCCGCCTACCTGGAGAACCCCGACCTCCGCAGGAGGGTGGAGCGGGACGCGCTGATCAAGACCCTCCACTTCATTTACTACATGCAAAACGAGCTGGGAGAGAATTGGTCCGTCGCGGACGACGAATATCATCATCCCGTCCTGCCTCAGGCCGCCGAGGGCCTGCCCGACGAGTGGCTGGAGATCGTCCGGCGCATGCCCCCCATCCCCTACGTCCGGGAGTCGCGTCGTATCGTGGGGGATTTCACCCTGACCTCCGCGGAACTGCTGAAAAACTCCCTGAGCTACAGGGACGGCCAGACCAATCAGGAATTCCCGGACGCCATCGCCATCGGAGGCTACATCCTCGATCTGCACGGTGCGGACACGGATTCTGACATGGAATGGATCTTCGACGAGAAGGCGGCTGCGGTACAGCACAACCGGCCGAGAGGCCCGTTTCAGGTCCCCCTGCGCGCACTCGTTCCACAGGACACGGACGGCCTGCTCGCGGCGGAAAAAAATCTGTCCATGTCCCGCCTGGCCGCCGGGGCGCTGCGCCTTCAGCCCATATCCATGATGACTGGCCAGGCCGCAGGCGCCCTTGCCGCCCTGTCCATCCGGGACGGCGTCCAACCCCGAGCGCTTCCCGCCGTCCGCGTCCAGCGCGCCCTGCTGGAGGCCGGGGTGGTGCTGTCGCTCTGCAAATACTCGGACGTTCCTCCGGCACACCCTTACCACAACGCCACGCAAATCGCCAATCTCTACAGGCTGGTCGTTCCGGTCGAACCCCCTCACGCCCCGTCCTACAACATCAGCGACCTCGACGACGCCGTCCTGGCCATGGCCATCATCAAGGGACACGACAAGGGCGTCTTCGGCGTGGACGAGATGCTGACGTGGCGCGAGACCGTCGCCATGATGGAAAAGGCCCGCTCGGCATCCGGAACGGCCCTGGGCAACATTCCTCCTCTCGGGGACAAACCCGACGCCTTCGTGAATCGGGGCCAGTTCGCCAAAGCCCTCTGCGATGCCTTCGGCTTTCTTCAGCCCGGCGTATTCGCCAATGGGGGGGAGAAAGGGCAGTTCTTCTCCCTGCCGGAGCACCCCAACACCCCGGCGGTAGCAGCCCTTGCGCCTCTCGGCATCCTGGATCTCTACAAGTCGGAGCGGGAATTTCGATTCGGCCGTCCGGTGACGCGGGGGGAAGCCGCAGAGATGGTGATGAGGGCGATGACCATCGCAAAGCTGCCCTGA
- a CDS encoding DUF364 domain-containing protein codes for MWSLYDALISGIPSGLTVSAYNLGCRWTTVAAAGNVGIAHTTHGRGPDRLHDGPLTGMALRDAAALAKSWDFPEASLGVAAINAYYNTWDRARSLPGFKAADELRDDIGSRTEKNAFYAFRDEIEGKRVAIVGHFPHIEERIAPLCRLSILERTPSRGDYPDSACEYILPDQDYVFITGMTLVNKTLPRLLQICGDARVSLVGPTVPLAPILFAHGVDNLSGFVCTEPERVDETVRRGCSMEIFTGGRMVSIDALSAGGRSE; via the coding sequence ATGTGGAGCCTGTACGACGCATTGATCTCGGGGATCCCCAGCGGGCTCACCGTCAGCGCCTACAACCTCGGGTGCCGCTGGACGACGGTTGCTGCGGCAGGGAACGTCGGCATCGCCCATACGACGCACGGAAGGGGTCCGGATCGTCTGCACGACGGGCCCCTGACGGGCATGGCCCTGCGGGATGCGGCCGCCCTGGCCAAATCCTGGGACTTTCCAGAGGCCTCCTTGGGCGTCGCGGCCATCAACGCCTACTACAACACCTGGGACAGGGCCCGGTCGCTCCCGGGCTTCAAGGCAGCGGACGAGCTGAGGGACGACATCGGGAGCCGGACGGAGAAGAACGCCTTTTACGCGTTCCGGGACGAGATTGAGGGGAAAAGAGTCGCCATTGTCGGGCATTTTCCTCATATCGAAGAACGGATTGCGCCGCTGTGCCGGCTCTCCATCCTGGAGCGCACCCCCTCCCGGGGCGACTACCCCGACAGCGCCTGTGAGTACATCCTGCCGGATCAGGACTACGTCTTCATCACCGGCATGACCCTGGTCAACAAGACGCTGCCGCGCCTTCTGCAGATCTGCGGAGACGCCCGGGTGTCGCTGGTGGGCCCGACGGTGCCGCTCGCCCCGATTCTTTTCGCCCACGGGGTCGACAACCTCTCCGGGTTCGTCTGCACGGAGCCGGAGAGGGTGGACGAGACCGTTCGGCGCGGCTGTTCGATGGAGATCTTCACGGGCGGGCGCATGGTCAGCATCGACGCGCTCAGCGCCGGGGGACGTTCGGAATGA
- a CDS encoding class I SAM-dependent methyltransferase, protein MTAGSGPGMDDALDYDSIASEVFAPLYPVVAEAILKRTGILSGRMLDIGCGGGHLGYAVMEKAEFEGWLLDISPDAVALCRRRSLELGLEDRSRCLVGDVHALPFGDAFFDLVVSRGSLGFWRDYPLAFREIRRVLKPGGKAYVGGGLGNRETFERIRGPGCGSSIRTGPPVSGKNSATPPPRSSATS, encoded by the coding sequence ATGACCGCCGGGAGCGGACCGGGCATGGACGACGCCCTGGATTACGACTCGATCGCCAGCGAGGTCTTTGCGCCGCTGTATCCCGTGGTCGCGGAGGCAATCCTGAAGCGCACCGGCATCCTCTCCGGCAGGATGCTGGACATCGGATGCGGGGGCGGGCACCTGGGCTATGCCGTCATGGAGAAGGCCGAGTTCGAGGGCTGGCTTCTCGACATCTCTCCCGATGCCGTCGCCCTCTGCCGGAGACGCTCGCTCGAACTGGGACTGGAGGACAGGAGCCGCTGCCTCGTCGGGGATGTTCATGCCCTGCCGTTCGGGGACGCTTTTTTCGACCTCGTCGTCAGTCGGGGTTCTCTCGGGTTCTGGCGCGATTATCCCTTGGCGTTTCGGGAGATCCGCAGAGTGCTGAAGCCCGGCGGAAAGGCCTACGTCGGAGGCGGGCTCGGGAACCGGGAGACGTTCGAGCGGATAAGGGGGCCCGGATGCGGGAGCTCGATCCGGACTGGCCCGCCAGTATCAGGAAAAAACAGCGCAACGCCTCCACCGCGGAGCTCCGCGACATCATAG